A region from the Candidatus Thiothrix putei genome encodes:
- a CDS encoding ankyrin repeat domain-containing protein produces the protein MPTIQRTFATLLVAASLLTACTSTPTQPDTKPASKTIITSTAKPTTCAILNGYTAQDELMLEPPVYYAVISKDLASAECLLKMGKDPNKPDGIGTTPLLAAIDQGNTNMVSLLLKHGADANHLKDWQRPLDVARKKGNPTIIKLLEQAGATSENDRTQRAYNEAATFERASNQALFDAEQEYQREQQLRGQ, from the coding sequence ATGCCAACAATACAACGCACCTTTGCGACCCTGCTCGTTGCAGCTAGCCTGCTGACCGCCTGCACCAGCACCCCGACCCAGCCCGACACAAAACCCGCCAGCAAAACCATCATCACCAGCACCGCCAAGCCCACTACTTGCGCCATCCTCAACGGCTACACCGCGCAAGACGAACTCATGCTGGAGCCACCCGTGTATTACGCTGTCATCTCCAAAGACTTGGCGAGCGCGGAATGCCTGCTGAAAATGGGCAAAGACCCCAACAAACCGGATGGTATCGGCACAACCCCGTTACTCGCCGCCATCGACCAAGGCAATACCAACATGGTCAGCCTGCTGCTCAAACACGGCGCAGATGCCAACCATCTCAAAGATTGGCAACGCCCGCTGGATGTTGCCCGTAAAAAAGGCAACCCCACCATCATCAAGCTGCTGGAACAGGCAGGTGCAACCTCAGAAAACGACCGCACCCAACGCGCCTACAACGAAGCGGCAACCTTTGAACGCGCCAGCAATCAAGCCCTATTCGACGCAGAACAAGAATACCAGCGTGAACAACAACTACGTGGTCAATGA
- a CDS encoding DUF3955 domain-containing protein produces MKYFTVTNGKIFFLVMGAVCLLAFQFIGGTVDAEGVLHEPFALLPLGYLFLLIGVVLGLFGLLRAAFRWKGLGS; encoded by the coding sequence ATGAAATACTTCACTGTGACAAATGGGAAAATATTTTTTCTAGTCATGGGGGCTGTGTGCCTGCTAGCGTTTCAATTCATCGGGGGGACTGTAGATGCCGAGGGCGTGCTGCATGAGCCGTTTGCCTTGCTGCCACTAGGCTACCTCTTTTTGCTAATCGGGGTAGTGCTGGGCTTGTTTGGCTTGCTCCGCGCTGCATTCCGGTGGAAAGGCTTGGGTTCATGA
- a CDS encoding NlpC/P60 family protein, whose translation MNNMAQPTASIFVIPPHFLTIRYNGAHYPGSPNTNGLEGGANCQQFAYELLRHNSFSVPDLRSRELWEDTTHTYRVTELTWGDLLLWNKTPDPYGAHVGVYIGDGQAIHLAKDNGYPVMERLENIAQHPAYRVFIGAKRAMLHGGN comes from the coding sequence ATGAATAATATGGCGCAGCCTACTGCCTCGATATTTGTTATCCCTCCCCATTTCCTGACCATCCGTTACAACGGCGCACACTACCCCGGTTCGCCGAACACCAACGGGCTGGAAGGCGGAGCCAATTGTCAGCAATTTGCCTACGAACTCCTACGCCATAACAGCTTCAGCGTCCCAGATTTACGTTCCCGCGAATTGTGGGAAGACACAACCCATACTTACCGGGTCACGGAATTGACGTGGGGCGATTTGCTGTTGTGGAACAAAACACCCGATCCTTACGGGGCACACGTTGGGGTGTATATCGGCGATGGGCAGGCTATCCACCTTGCCAAAGACAACGGCTACCCGGTGATGGAGCGGCTGGAAAATATTGCGCAACATCCTGCGTATCGTGTATTTATCGGCGCAAAACGCGCCATGCTTCATGGAGGAAATTAA
- a CDS encoding DUF2809 domain-containing protein: MRRALGLQVHFNLRMLIAAIALFAIEVIIATKLNDYHFIRAYFGDFLVVMLVYCAVKAFWNVEATRLAIGVFAFAVAVELAQLFRVADVLQLTGWARVVVGTSFSFHDVLMYAAGCFVVWWVDRLNR; encoded by the coding sequence ATGAGGCGGGCATTGGGATTACAGGTACATTTTAACCTGCGGATGTTGATCGCTGCCATTGCCTTGTTTGCAATCGAGGTGATTATCGCCACTAAACTCAACGACTATCACTTTATCCGTGCTTATTTCGGCGATTTTCTGGTGGTGATGTTGGTGTATTGCGCGGTGAAGGCCTTCTGGAATGTGGAGGCAACACGGCTGGCAATCGGTGTATTTGCCTTCGCCGTGGCGGTGGAATTGGCGCAATTGTTCCGTGTGGCGGATGTACTGCAATTGACCGGCTGGGCGCGGGTGGTGGTGGGGACGAGTTTTAGTTTTCACGATGTGCTGATGTATGCAGCGGGGTGTTTCGTCGTCTGGTGGGTGGATCGCTTGAACCGATAG
- a CDS encoding GNAT family N-acetyltransferase, protein MLHLPTLTTARLQLRPFVLADAEQIHALASDYAIARFTSNIPHPYEEGYAERWIATHAHQFYTNQHVTLAITDPANDTILGTVSLGTHRTNKRAELGYWVGVPYWGKGYCTEAAQALIRYGFEVLDLHKIVARHFVSNPASGRVMQKMGMQHEAILREEILKDGVYHDMAVYGLINPAHSQQHVP, encoded by the coding sequence ATGCTACACCTCCCCACTCTCACTACCGCACGCTTGCAGTTACGCCCCTTTGTGCTCGCGGATGCCGAACAAATACACGCCCTTGCCAGCGATTACGCAATCGCCCGCTTCACCTCCAACATCCCGCACCCGTATGAAGAAGGCTATGCGGAACGCTGGATTGCAACCCATGCCCACCAGTTTTACACCAACCAACACGTCACCCTCGCCATAACTGATCCCGCCAACGACACTATCCTTGGCACGGTTAGCCTCGGCACACACCGCACCAACAAACGCGCTGAACTCGGTTACTGGGTCGGCGTGCCTTACTGGGGCAAGGGTTATTGCACGGAAGCAGCGCAAGCCCTCATCCGCTACGGCTTTGAGGTGCTGGATTTACACAAAATCGTCGCACGGCATTTCGTCAGCAATCCCGCTTCTGGGCGAGTCATGCAAAAAATGGGGATGCAGCACGAAGCGATCTTGCGCGAAGAAATTCTCAAGGATGGCGTGTATCACGATATGGCGGTGTATGGGCTGATTAACCCCGCGCATTCCCAGCAACATGTTCCTTAA